A window of Juglans regia cultivar Chandler chromosome 7, Walnut 2.0, whole genome shotgun sequence contains these coding sequences:
- the LOC108979197 gene encoding tryptophan N-monooxygenase CYP79A68-like gives MATQCKNAHDDQSINGSVVDVRLAARHYCGNVIRKMIFNQRFFGKGKKDGGPGVEEVEHIESLFTMLFHLNAFALSDYLQCLTALDLDGHEKTVSEAMKIVTSYADPIVDERLQQLRDGEKTEAEDLLGAFI, from the coding sequence ATGGCTACTCAATGCAAGAATGCTCATGATGATCAGTCCATTAATGGTTCAGTTGTGGACGTGAGACTTGCTGCACGTCATTATTGTGGAAATGTCATCAGGAAGATGATATTCAACCAAAGGTTCTTTGGCAAAGGAAAGAAGGATGGAGGACCTGGAGTTGAGGAAGTAGAACACATTGAATCACTTTTCACCATGCTCTTCCATCTTAATGCATTTGCTTTGTCGGATTACCTGCAATGCTTAACAGCACTTGATTTAGATGGTCATGAGAAGACTGTAAGTGAGGCTATGAAGATCGTTACCAGTTATGCAGATCCGATCGTCGATGAGAGACTACAGCAACTGAGAGATGGGGAGAAGACGGAGGCTGAGGACTTGCTCGGCGCTTTCATTTAG